CACGTTGCTGGTGCGGGCCACCACGGCGGGCCTGAGCGCGGAGGACCGGCAGGCGCTGTGCCTGGGAGCGCTGCTGGCCACCACGCCGAAGACGGGCAGCTTCCAGCCCGAGGACCGGCCCGTGCTGGACGTGGTGTTCGGCGTGCAGTTCCGCGAGTGGGGCGCCCGGCACGGCCAGGAGCTGGCCTCGAAGCTGGAGACGCTCGCCGAGCACGCGGACCTCTCGGACGAGGCGCGCGACGTGCTGCGCAAGGCGGGCGAGGGGGAGATGGAGCCGCTGGTGAAGTACGTGGAGTCGGATCCGGAGCTGGCCGCGCGCATCACCCAGGAGGCGAAGGATCGCTCGTCGCGGGTGGAGACGGCGATGCGCCAGAGCATGACTCCGTCTGTCTTCACGCCCGAGGAGCAGGTGTGGCTCACCAGCGTACTGTGGGAGCCATTGAATGCGCTGAAGATGCCGGGCATGGACGCGAAGGCCCGGAGCGCGGCGGTGTCCGGCTTCCTGGGCGCGGTGAGGGCGGCGCTGGACTCGGACCGGGAGATGCTGCCGGGGATGCTGGAGCGGATGCGTGCGCAGGCGAAGGACACGGCGCTGAGCGAGACGGCGCGGGCCTTCTTCTCGGACGCGGCGGTGGCCTTCGAGGCGGAGCCGGTGCGGATGATATTGGCGGCGATCCTCACGTCGTACAGCGAGCCGCAGGCGCGCTCGGCGGAGGAGCAGGTGGTGAGGGCGGACCTGGAGGCGAAGACGAAGTGGACGGCGGAGGACCTGGAGCCGTACCGGAAGCTGCTGGAGGACATGAAGCTGCCCACGGCCGCCGAGCGGATCCGCCGCGCCCAGGAGTGGCTGCGAGCCCATCCCATCTCGATGTAAGGGATTGCGGAAGAACAGAGGTCCTCGGGTTGCCCATCACCCCTCGCCCCCCGGGAGAGGGACGGGGTGAGGGTGTCTGGTTCTACGCTCGCTCCGTGAGAACCCGAGCGGCCCTGTTCAGCAGCTCGACGTCCCCGTGAAGAACATCATCCCGGGTGTATCCGTGGAGGACATCCACCTCGACGCCCAGCCCCTCCAGGGGAACACCGCGCTTCGCGCCGACCCGGGTGGAGCGCAGCAGCGCCACGCGAATGTCCGCGCCACGGGCCAGGGGCCTCAACGGGCTGCCTGGCGCACGCGCCAGCAGGTGATGCCAGGACATGCGCGAGCCGCCCCCACCGGTATGCGAGTCGACGCCGAGGACCTTCCCGATGTGATGATCCTGGAAGCCCGCGATGAACAGCTCGGTGGCGCTGTAGCTCAGCGCATCGCACAAAAGGACCACCGGGCCCGTGTAGACCCGCCCGAGACCGTTCACCTGCTCCACGGGGGTCAACGGAACGCCCTGGGAGAACACCTCATCGGAGCTGGCGCCTGAGTGGAGCGAGGGCCGCCACGGAGACCACTCCCCGCTGGACTCGCACAGCGCGCGTGTGAGGCCGGTCCGGCGCAGGGAAAACAGCGCCGGCTCGATACGGCTCGAGGTGAACAACTGGAGCAGACACTCCGCCGCGTGGATGGAGCCCCCGGCGTTGCCTCGCAGGTCGAGGATGAGCCCCGTCCCGGGCAGCTCGCGGACGCTCCGCTCGACCTCGCGGACGAACCCCTCCACGTCGTCGGTGAAGAAGTCCGCTATCCGCAGATACCCCACCGTCCCATGGGCAGTCTCCACGCTCCGCAAGGACAGACACCCGGGCCTCCTGGCCTCCGGCCGCGCGCCGTCCTCCCGGACCAGCCAGGGGAGCTGGATGCCGGCCGGGCCCTTTTCTCCGAGGTACGTGAGGGACACGACGTCCTCGTCCGGCGGGAGGGCGTATTTCAGGGTGCGCTCGGTCAGCGAGGCCAGGGCCCGGCGCCATCGCGCCGGTTGATTCGCGCCCGCCGTTGTCATCGCGAGACGCTGGAGCGTGTGGGCCAGGGGCTCGCCATTCCAGTGCGTCACCTCCACGCCGCGAACGAAGCCCCCGCCCAGGTCCGCTCCCGGCGCGAGCCCGCTCACGAGGAAGCGCACCGCTCCCGATGCGTCGACGTACTCGCGCAGTTGGAAGGGAAGGAAGGCGGTGAACCTCGACCAGGGCTCCGGCAGGTCGACCATCGTGTGGAAGTCGCGCAGGCCGAGGGACAGCCGCAGCAAGGCCTCCCTGAACGAGGCGTCCTCCGGGTCGCGTGCGAGCTCCTCCTCGAGCAGCCGGACCTGCTCGAGGGGCCGCACTCCGAGCATGCGCTCCTTGAGCGGCAGGTGGACGTAGAACTGGTCGAGCACCAC
The sequence above is drawn from the Archangium gephyra genome and encodes:
- a CDS encoding S41 family peptidase; the protein is MVLVPACAREPIIGPVLFPTKEFTVTLAGVMRLASIRGLRLFESRDEQRLLVHQLGVVLDQFYVHLPLKERMLGVRPLEQVRLLEEELARDPEDASFREALLRLSLGLRDFHTMVDLPEPWSRFTAFLPFQLREYVDASGAVRFLVSGLAPGADLGGGFVRGVEVTHWNGEPLAHTLQRLAMTTAGANQPARWRRALASLTERTLKYALPPDEDVVSLTYLGEKGPAGIQLPWLVREDGARPEARRPGCLSLRSVETAHGTVGYLRIADFFTDDVEGFVREVERSVRELPGTGLILDLRGNAGGSIHAAECLLQLFTSSRIEPALFSLRRTGLTRALCESSGEWSPWRPSLHSGASSDEVFSQGVPLTPVEQVNGLGRVYTGPVVLLCDALSYSATELFIAGFQDHHIGKVLGVDSHTGGGGSRMSWHHLLARAPGSPLRPLARGADIRVALLRSTRVGAKRGVPLEGLGVEVDVLHGYTRDDVLHGDVELLNRAARVLTERA
- a CDS encoding YecA family protein, with amino-acid sequence MSRQKPGRNDPCPCGSGKKYKACHAAEDRAQEAAAAPKPAAHPLAADLQVALDMLGSGDMSRVSERLDHLGELLTQWGPGPGLRFDAAAFDKHVSRELERLEDAVGRDPAQARNTLRLGTVRELGTKAFLEKLRTTLLVRATTAGLSAEDRQALCLGALLATTPKTGSFQPEDRPVLDVVFGVQFREWGARHGQELASKLETLAEHADLSDEARDVLRKAGEGEMEPLVKYVESDPELAARITQEAKDRSSRVETAMRQSMTPSVFTPEEQVWLTSVLWEPLNALKMPGMDAKARSAAVSGFLGAVRAALDSDREMLPGMLERMRAQAKDTALSETARAFFSDAAVAFEAEPVRMILAAILTSYSEPQARSAEEQVVRADLEAKTKWTAEDLEPYRKLLEDMKLPTAAERIRRAQEWLRAHPISM